A region of Heteronotia binoei isolate CCM8104 ecotype False Entrance Well chromosome 2, APGP_CSIRO_Hbin_v1, whole genome shotgun sequence DNA encodes the following proteins:
- the LOC132567796 gene encoding LOW QUALITY PROTEIN: heterogeneous nuclear ribonucleoprotein A3-like (The sequence of the model RefSeq protein was modified relative to this genomic sequence to represent the inferred CDS: inserted 1 base in 1 codon), whose translation MPVGPGPTSSELDPECIPQHHRREVTVDGHDVIAWRDTGSLLTSVHRSLVDPKYFLPGEGRMVLRINEAEGVTLPVARIPIQYEGWTGTWKVAVYESMPVSMFTGEDLAEHVLRRQMKATESEHSLKVDWEEERKAADCKYLQRQGFKKPEQMRKLFVAGLSFQTTDDSLREHFETWGILTDFVVVRDPQTKRSYAFVTNSCQEEANAALAAAPHKVDGWVVGLQRAAPREGFVKXGAYLSGKKIFVGVTGDLEECKLRNYSEKYGLIKSIQVIEDRQSGKKRGFAFVTVDDCEMFNTIVLQRYHTINGHHCEVKPLSKQGMQAATGSQKGLGGD comes from the exons ATGCCAGTGGGCCCTGGACCCACTTCTTCTGAATTGGACCCTGAATGTATTCCTCAGCATCACCGCAGGGAAGTGACTGTGGATGGGCATGATGTGATAGCCTGGCGAGACACTGGTTCCCTTTTGACTTCTGTACATCGTTCTCTTGTGGATCCAAAGTATTTCCTCCCAGGTGAAGGAAGGATGGTGCTGCGCATCAATGAAGCAGAAGGAGTTACTCTTCCAGTGGCCAGGATACCCATCCAGTATGAGGGTTGGACTGGAACATGGAAGGTCGCTGTGTATGAAAGCATGCCTGTGTCTATGTTTACAGGAGAGGATTTGGCAGAACATGTACTTAGAAGGCAGATGAAAGCAACTGAATCCGAACACTCTCTCAAAGTGGACTGGGAAGAGGAGAGAAAAGCTGCAGATTGCAAATATCTACAGAGACAGGGTTTTAAGAAACCAGAACAGATGAGAAAACTGTTTGTAGCTGGCCTGAGCTTTCAGACTACTGATGACAGTTTGAGGGAGCACTTTGAAACCTGGGGCATACTCACTGACTTTGTAGTAGTGAGAGATCCACAGACAAAACGTTCCTATGCGTTTGTGACCAATTCTTGCCAGGAAGAGGCAAATGCTGCACTGGCAGCTGCACCACATAAGGTGGATGGTTGGGTGGTGGGACTACAGAGAGCAGCTCCTAGGGAAGGTTTTGTGA ATGGTGCCTACTTAAGTGGAAAGAAAATATTTGTAGGGGTAACTGGAGACCTGGAAGAATGTAAATTAAGGAACTATTCTGAAAAATATGGTCTGATCAAAAGCATACAAGTAATAGAAGATAGGCAAAGTGGGAAGAAAAGAGGGTTTGCTTTTGTGACAGTTGATGATTGTGAGATGTTTAACACAATTGTTTTGCAGAGGTACCACACCATAAATGGACATCACTGTGAAGTGAAACCACTTTCCAAGCAAGGAATGCAAGCCGCTACTG gaagccagaagggcttgggaggggac